TCTCTGGTCTGCCAAAccttcgggtgattgacttgagcATGAACTGCAGCCCTGGGAAACTCCGCCTGCCAAGTCAGGACTGCAAACTGATCATTGGGTCCAGAGCCTTCCTTCACCTTCGCAAGTTAGAAATAGTTAACCTAGCTGGAAATAGTTTAACCTGTATCCCACAGTTGCCCGCAAACCTTATCGGCTTGAACCTGGCACTCAACAACATCATCAACTTGCAATTTACAAATGTCTCCAACCTAGTTAACCTGAAATTTCTCAACTTTAGTAAGAATTGCTTTTATCAAAATCCATGCAATGCCCCGTTTACGTTTAATGAGGACACCTTTAGGAACATGCCACACCTGATGTCACTAGACCTGAGTTTTAATAGTATACTGGTCGTGCCTAGAGGACTGCCAAGATCCTTGAAAAAACTGGTGCTATCTGAGAATAAGATTCCACAAATTTCCTCAGAGGATTTTAAGAACCTTGTTCATTTGGAATATCTTTCCCTGGCATGGAACTGTCAACGGTGTGACCATGCTGCCCAGCCCTGCTTTCCCTGCAAAAACAACAAATCGATTGAGTTGTCTCCCCATTCCTTTCTTCATCTGAGGGAACTGAAGACTCTGGTGCTCAGGGGCAACTCCCTCAGGTACTTGGATGACATCTTGTTCCAGTCACTGGGAGGCATAACATCCTTGGACCTATCCGACAACTTTCTCGCCCACGCCATTCAAAATGCCACCTTTTTCGCAAACCTGACCCACCTGCAAGAACTCAACTTAATGTACAATTACAAACCGCTCCACATCTTCAAGCACCTTGTCTTGCCTCCTTCTCTGGAGAACGTTAGGTCGTTGAGAACGTTTCAGATCGATGGTTTCTTCTTTAACACCTTGGATAAAAAAACCATCGGGCCATTGCTCAGAATGCCCAACATTAGCTCGGTAAATTTCCGAATGAATTTCATCACAAAAATTGACCTTAAACTCTTTGAGAATATGACGTCGCTGACGTATATCGGGCTCTCAGAAAACAAATTGTCATTCTCATTGCAGAACTCCTGCCCCCATCTGTCTGACAGTGGTGAGGTTAACAAAGACCTGGTTGACAACAGCCATCGACCGTACTGGATCCCAGAAAGAAGAGAAGACTACAAGGACGTCGAGGGAACCAAAACCAAAGGAGCGTCTTCCTTCTTTTCCCACGAGAGTTGCTCTTCTTTTGGGAAAGTCTTTGACTTGTCATACAACAATATAGCAGATATAAAGCCAGACAATTTTGAAGGATTGGAGAACGTCCGCTGCCTTTTACTGAATTGCAATTACTTGACGCAGGCACTGGACGGCACACAGTTCAACCGGCTGAAGAACCTAAAGTATCTGAACCTTGCTTACAATCGAATAGATTTCTACTTTAAGGAGGCATTTTCAGAGATCCAGACACTCGAAGTTCTGGACCTCAGTTCCAATAGTTACACTTTTGAAATGAAAGGCATGGGCCATGGGTTCGAATTCATCAAATACTTGCCCTCCATAAGGTGCTTAAATTTGGCACACAACAAAATTGCAAAACGGGTCACAAGTGAGCTGCACAGTAGCACTTTGAATGTGTTGAACTTTCGTGGAAACTTCTTGAGCGTGATGTGGGAGAGTGGCACTAATACCTACTGGAATTTTTTCCACAACCTTAAAAACTTAACCATCCTGGATATCTCGATGAATATGCTGAAGACTGTACCTCCAGAGGCAATGGTTCGATTTCCAATGAGCTTGAAAGAGCTTTACATTGATGACAATCAAATGGACTTTTTCAACTGGGACAACCTATCAGAACTAAAAAACCTTGAAATTCTGGACTTGAGTCAAAACTTGCTTCGTGGTTTGCCCACAAAAGCATGTCTCTTTCCGGAGCGATTCTCCAAACTTGTCTTGCGGGACAACAAAATATCTCAACTTCCCAGCAGCTTTTTCTCCCAGGCCCAAGCCCTGCGTCACCTTGACTTGAGTCGGAATAAAATCAAAGCTTTATACGTAAATAGTTTGCCCTCTGAACTCTTGCAAGGGCTGAGCGTTCTGGCTCTGGCCAACAATCCTTTCAGCTGCACCTGTGATGCCGGCTGGCTTCTCCATTTCATCAAAGATACGAGTATTTCACTGGCTGATCTTACCACCGCTTGGAAGTGCGAGTTTCCAGAATCACAAGAAGGCAAGAGCATTCTTTTGACGGACCCACAGTCTTGCCAGAAGATCCATGGAAGCATCGGCTTCGTGGTCTCGTTTGTGCTGACTCTAACACTCACGGCCCTGCCAATATTGCACAAGCTGTTTGGTTGGGATTCCTGGTACACTTTCCACGTGTGCGTCGCCAAGTTAAAAGGCAGTAGGTTGATTCCGTCAGAGAAGCTGCAATACGACGCCTTTATAGTCTTCGACACCAATCACAATGCTGTGGCTGACTGGGTCTACCACGAGCTGGTGGTCAACCTTGAGAAGAAAGGACAGCGCAAGTTCAACCTTTGCCTGGAGGAGAGAGATTGGACTCCTGGAAAGTCATCAATAGAGAACTTGTACGATGCCATCTACCAAAGTAGGAAAGCCATCTTCATACTGACCAACGCCTGCTTTGCAAGTGGGCAGTTGAGACAAGCCTTCTTCATCGCACATCAGCGGCTGTTGGACGACAAGGTGGACGTCATAGTCCTGGTCCTTCTGGATCAGTCTTTGCGAAAGTCAAAGTACCTTCAGTTGCGCAAGAGACTGTGCAAGGCCTCGGTCTTAAGTTGGCCCCACAACCCTCACGTAGAACGGCATTTCTGGCTTAAGTTGCAGAAGGTCCTGACCAGGGACAACAGGTCGCAAT
This Leucoraja erinacea ecotype New England chromosome 16, Leri_hhj_1, whole genome shotgun sequence DNA region includes the following protein-coding sequences:
- the LOC129704712 gene encoding toll-like receptor 9, whose amino-acid sequence is MGETIILLAIFIHHPAWCDFPAFLPCNGYRTSKQIDCSYRQLTSVPSVGSENATTFLLNDNSLQEVNDQAFSGLPNLRVIDLSMNCSPGKLRLPSQDCKLIIGSRAFLHLRKLEIVNLAGNSLTCIPQLPANLIGLNLALNNIINLQFTNVSNLVNLKFLNFSKNCFYQNPCNAPFTFNEDTFRNMPHLMSLDLSFNSILVVPRGLPRSLKKLVLSENKIPQISSEDFKNLVHLEYLSLAWNCQRCDHAAQPCFPCKNNKSIELSPHSFLHLRELKTLVLRGNSLRYLDDILFQSLGGITSLDLSDNFLAHAIQNATFFANLTHLQELNLMYNYKPLHIFKHLVLPPSLENVRSLRTFQIDGFFFNTLDKKTIGPLLRMPNISSVNFRMNFITKIDLKLFENMTSLTYIGLSENKLSFSLQNSCPHLSDSGEVNKDLVDNSHRPYWIPERREDYKDVEGTKTKGASSFFSHESCSSFGKVFDLSYNNIADIKPDNFEGLENVRCLLLNCNYLTQALDGTQFNRLKNLKYLNLAYNRIDFYFKEAFSEIQTLEVLDLSSNSYTFEMKGMGHGFEFIKYLPSIRCLNLAHNKIAKRVTSELHSSTLNVLNFRGNFLSVMWESGTNTYWNFFHNLKNLTILDISMNMLKTVPPEAMVRFPMSLKELYIDDNQMDFFNWDNLSELKNLEILDLSQNLLRGLPTKACLFPERFSKLVLRDNKISQLPSSFFSQAQALRHLDLSRNKIKALYVNSLPSELLQGLSVLALANNPFSCTCDAGWLLHFIKDTSISLADLTTAWKCEFPESQEGKSILLTDPQSCQKIHGSIGFVVSFVLTLTLTALPILHKLFGWDSWYTFHVCVAKLKGSRLIPSEKLQYDAFIVFDTNHNAVADWVYHELVVNLEKKGQRKFNLCLEERDWTPGKSSIENLYDAIYQSRKAIFILTNACFASGQLRQAFFIAHQRLLDDKVDVIVLVLLDQSLRKSKYLQLRKRLCKASVLSWPHNPHVERHFWLKLQKVLTRDNRSQYDPNFSESFLPFEYNLQSILWHKH